A window from Argopecten irradians isolate NY chromosome 3, Ai_NY, whole genome shotgun sequence encodes these proteins:
- the LOC138317805 gene encoding testis-specific serine/threonine-protein kinase 3-like codes for MLTIKRQKLEMPVDDPIPARKRSLQAELELMKGEVEQVEHRRSSSSSSSKTETVSYRPTYRAVLARKGYLVRQTLGTGSYSKVKFARSFDHDREKVAVKIVDKGKAPKDFQQRFLPREVAIWPRLKHPHIIQNLEIFEDNRRLYMILEYAENGDVLRYIQRSGAVSENRAGYWTRQIGDAVRYLHEINITHRDLKLENLLLDHENNIKICDFGFVKEETSQELSRTYCGSKSYAAPEILKGQPYDTRKADIWAIGVILYILVTGKMPFDESKGNRGVLEEQRNLNFPWQKFKKPVSEECQSLILWMFRYDYNDRPDIYGLLHHSWLAENCSAPPLECPKREVSTGHVTRKSSRPTPVSTQTTDSQ; via the coding sequence ATGTTAACTATAAAGAGGCAGAAACTGGAAATGCCCGTCGATGATCCGATCCCCGCACGAAAGAGAAGTCTTCAGGCGGAATTGGAGTTGATGAAGGGCGAGGTAGAGCAGGTTGAACATCGCCGTTCTTCGTCATCGTCGTCTTCCAAGACTGAAACTGTCTCATATCGTCCTACTTATCGCGCAGTTCTAGCCAGGAAAGGCTATCTTGTCCGACAAACTTTGGGAACTGGCAGCTATTCCAAAGTAAAATTTGCCAGAAGTTTCGATCACGACCGGGAGAAGGTTGCAGTGAAGATTGTCGACAAAGGAAAAGCTCCAAAGGACTTCCAACAAAGATTTCTCCCTCGTGAAGTGGCAATATGGCCCCGATTAAAGCACCCACATATCATACAAAACCTGGAAATATTCGAGGATAACAGACGTCTATACATGATCCTGGAATATGCTGAAAACGGAGACGTCCTAAGATACATACAGAGAAGCGGGGCTGTCAGTGAAAACCGTGCTGGTTACTGGACACGTCAGATTGGGGATGCTGTTCGATACCTACACGAAATAAATATCACCCACAGAGATCTCAAATTGGAAAATCTATTGTTAGAccatgaaaacaatataaagatTTGTGACTTTGGATTCGTGAAAGAAGAGACGTCTCAAGAACTTAGTCGGACCTATTGCGGATCGAAGTCGTATGCTGCCCCGGAAATCCTCAAAGGTCAACCATATGATACGCGCAAGGCCGATATTTGGGCTATTGGAGTCATCCTCTATATACTCGTCACAGGTAAAATGCCTTTTGACGAAAGTAAAGGGAATAGGGGAGTTTTAGAGGAGCAGAGAAACCTCAATTTCCCTTGGCAGAAGTTCAAGAAGCCCGTGTCCGAGGAATGCCAGAGCCTTATATTGTGGATGTTTCGGTATGATTACAATGACCGCCCGGACATATATGGTCTACTGCATCACAGCTGGCTCGCAGAGAACTGTTCCGCTCCACCGCTAGAATGTCCGAAGCGTGAAGTGTCCACTGGTCATGTGACAAGGAAATCCAGTAGGCCCACCCCTGTTTCAACACAGACTACGGAC